TTACTTCATTTACTTACTTTTAATTCCAGGATGTTTTAGTTAACTGTTGATTGGACTCGCAAGTATTTTTGGTGTCATTTTAGCATTccaataaaataagaataaaataaaaaaataaacttattgcacaatttttttatttgaatactTAATGGACCAAAACTTAAAATGTAACAAGTCGGGAAACCAAAATTGTCACTTGCCAAAATAAATACAAACATAAAACTGGATAGTAAAACCGAACTTTATTTTATATGCACAATCACTATGCTTATGATCTCGAACCCACCATTAAACTCTACAGGTTTTGAGTAAAACAACCTTCAAATATTGGTCTCTTAGTCGTGACTCGTTTGTTTTCTAAAACAACCCATCTTTATGCAATNTATATTTTAGCTAATTGCATGAACAACTGTCAAACATAAAAGTTGGGTTTATTTAAAATGACCTTAATTATTGTACTATAACTCCATATATGGCATTTGTGGATCTACTTATtccataaattttttgtttgcaGTTTAGTTTTGCGCATATAAAAAACTGCTAATAATATTTCATAAGAgagggaaaataatttttttagttcattAACATGTCCATCTTTGAGTTTTGGCACACTAACTTTCTAGTTCATTAACATGACATCTTGATAaatcattattttcaaaaatcacgtCATCATTTTCTGATGTCGAACCAAAATagtcgaaaattaaaagttaattttcaaattttaaaagagAATAAGCTAGTATACCAGAAAACTATTTTCCTAATAAGagataataattgaaaatatacTAAAAAGTTCTATGTGCGTCGTCGTAAgcaattcaaatatatatagtatatcGCAATCGTAACAATTTCTTTCGAATGGGAATACCTTGAGTCGTAAGCAATGAAGAACATCATCAACTCATTAATTGAGAATTAGATTCCTAAACTTCCACAGCAAAGAAATCTTCAAACTCTTCAAGAAAAGAATATTCACATGCGAAACCCAGCTCCCTTTTTCCCTTCTAACTTCTAAGACTCGTAGATCTCTTGAGTTTCGTACAAGAAATCTTAAagtgataaataaatattgccACTACAAACAGATAGAATAACATATAGCTGTATAATTCCCATTTCACTTGTATAAAACAATATCCCTATCCTTCAACATCGACACAATTATATCACACTAATACATCAAACCCCTTGGCACCCATGGCACCACCACCaccgcagcagcagcagcagccgcAGCCGGTGGGGCGATCACAACATTCTTGGCTAATGCGATGCATCGCTCTTACCGCTCTAGGCTTGATCATTTTAACTATTCTAGTTGTCATCATCATCTGGGTATCTGTCCAGCCAAGAAGATTGAAATATTCGATGGAGCACGGCTCCATCAGTGCCTACAACCTGACAAACGACGTCCTAAACGCAAACTTCCACTTCGTGCTCCGAGCAAACAATCCTAACAAAAGGATCTCGTTGTATTACGACAGGATCGACGTTTCGGTGTTGTACGAGGATCAGATTCTGTCGGTCGGTGGTTTTGCTCCGTTTTATCAACCAAGGAGAAATGTGACGCATTTGGGCTTGCATTTGGCTGCTAAGAATGAGAAGGTTTACGGGGCCGTGGCCCGGGATTTGAAAGTGGATCGGGCCTCTGGTGATGTGGACTTGGATGTGAAAATCAGGGCTAAAATCAGATGGAAGATTGGGGTTTTCAAGATTCATCGCAAGCTTAAGGTTCTTTGTGAATCCTTGAGGGTTCCGTTTACCAGTTCCAAGGGGTTTCAGAGGGTTCAGTGTGACGTGGATGTGGATTAATTCTCCAATATATGTTATTATCTTATAAATTATTGTTCCGGagtgttatttattttatttgggaAGTGATTATTTTTGTGTGTTtcttcataaatttatttattcagttcGGGTTTATTTGTAATTCGGAAAGTATAtttaaaatcatgaaaatttgCTTTAAATCCCCAAATTCaaacttaaattttcatataGTCTCTCTATCAGAAATATTATGTGTTTGCACTAGCTCTCTGATCTACAACAAAATGTGTTTGCACTCTCCGAATTTACATGTCTTTTCTCGGATGAAAATcggtataaaaaataaaaaaaatatgatactaatatatgatatatgaataCCAACTGTTTCATATCAGTCCTATCTTTACTATTTCATTTCTGTTCAGTCCTATCTTTACTATTTCATCACACTTTATTACGACTTTAAACACGATTCATGTTTGGCAAAAATGGGGAGCTACTTATAAGAGATGAAGacttcaaataataatttcacaTTTGAATAAAGGCGAAAGCTTGAGGACATAGTCTGACTAATAATACTGTCGTGTTGTGCTTTCCTCACTTCAGATTGCATGTTCCTTCAGTTTGTATATTTATGCATGGAATTTAATGATTAATCTCTTTCTATACATCTATTACATACATATTCTTCTCATGAAACTTCATATATATANNNNNNNNNNNNNNNNNNNNNNNNNNNNNNNNNNNNNNNNNNNNNNNNNNNNNNNNNNNNNNNNNNNNNNNNNNNNNNNNNNNNNNNNNNNNNNNNNNNNNNNNNNNNNNNNNNNNNNNNNNNNNNNNNNNNNNNNNNNNNNNNNNNNNNNNNNNNNNNNNNNNNNNNNNNNNNNNNNNNNNNNNNNNNNNNNNNNNNNNNNNNNNNNNNNNNNNNNNNNNNNNNNNNNNNNNNNNNNNNNNNNNNNNNNNNNNNNNNNNNNNNNNNNNNNNNNNNNNNNNNNNNNNNNNNNNNNNNNNNNNNNNNNNNNNNNNNNNNNNNNNNNNNNNNNNNNNNNNNNNNNNNNNNNNNNNNNNNNNNNNNNNNNNNNNNNNNNNNNNNNNNNNNNNNNNNNNNNNNNNNNNNNNNNNNNNNNNNNNNNNNNNNNNNNNNNNNNNNNNNNNNNNNNNNNNNNNNNNNNNNNNNNNNNNNNNNNNNNNNNNNNNNNNNNNNNNNNNNNNNNNNNNNNNNNNNNNNNNNNNNNNNNNNNNNNNNNNNNNNNNNNNNNNNNNNNNNNNNNNNNNNtgtgtgtgtgtgtatacatGTATTGTGTGTGTGCATTTGTTAGAgaagatgccctgcaagccaactgttggccagagattttattgactcagttgtaataaacaatttttattttaatataatttaacttttaatggtttcgtttcactttatctgtatactcatgcgatcaacatagataaagtccttgattatgctttaatacaaatgaatcgtaattcgatgttgaaactcatttgtaaacactgtatattctaaattcgttttTAGTTGATTTAGcagcctaaaacatggataaaggtcgcttgagctcgagactagcatctgtgatgttgtgtactgcgtttcttggtaagggcatagagatgtccaagcatgcagataggtagtcatatgatgattacaccgaacaaccctccctcgaactttccaagtggttatcattcatcgagaggataagtccgtggttatgattgtacaccattagtccttacgacccgggacaacactgaggctctatatgatatggctgtgctttgactcgtttaccggctccatgAGCGTCattaggtggcgaggttgggtacagttgcgacacatataggagccagtgcattgtagtcgaggattcaccgctcacctacgggtgtggatatcctatgtgatctgatgaaataatagtacgTGAAATCTCTtaccagagtatgagatgtacgttggagaaggagttctccaatagtacatgtggtgccactatttatatgtgtcacatagttatcgaattattatgcaaccctcgatgaaccaatggttgcagattcgatcaggatatatgagatgaaggggcCGTACTGTACGTTATTCATAATTGACTGGTTCttacaggcactatcagtgatacctagggaatcatgaggcgatgctatacgctcttaccatgattcgatgggtttaatcagaaatatgatttctgacattctcatgatcaattgttgatacatagaatgaggAAAATAAGAGTAAGCCCAAATAAAGGATTaagtcctgaatcacaaggagttgtgaacccacggctagctgtatccctgaaccattgagggttacacaagcactggatcatttgttcctgttgagagagaataaattcaaggatttgaatttatattatgatatagtaaattcaaggagttgaatttatgataattaaattttgagaaaataaattcaaggagttgaatttataagatagtaaattcaagaagttgaatttatgaatttataaaatttggagagaataaattcaagaagttgaatttatagaatttgataatttaatttattaaactcaaaagttagctttattaaatattaaattttggaggtgataaattcaaggagttgaatttataatttaaatattaaattcaaatgttgaatttataattgatttaatttattaagttcaaaagttgagtttattaaatattaaattacatatattaggagtatgtttaatgggcttgtaagagtacaagtccaacatattaaataattaaagttattaatggaatttgattaattaattaaacttgtTGGACTagctcaattaattaatcaagcccaatAATGTTAATTATGGAATTTAGGTCAAGACTATTGTTTTTaaggaaataaaagaaaattgacCTAGTCTCCACCAATATTCCATGCATGATTCACGAGAACAATCTCCCCAATTCCTCCAAAATTTGTTTTGGTCACTCTTCAAGAAAAGTTTTTGAGTCTTCTCTCAATTTTTGATCTCAACGTAAAAAAGTTTtcaaatattctagtgctatttgaaagaggaacaaatcttctGGTCGTAGACTTGATAGAAggagttcttgaagaaagttcgtagggattcatcaagagctatatccgcctataccggattagttggagccaagtgatttaattcaccaaaagtataaaattctaacgccctatgaatgtttga
This genomic interval from Primulina huaijiensis isolate GDHJ02 chromosome 14, ASM1229523v2, whole genome shotgun sequence contains the following:
- the LOC140957555 gene encoding NDR1/HIN1-like protein 10, whose product is MAPPPPQQQQQPQPVGRSQHSWLMRCIALTALGLIILTILVVIIIWVSVQPRRLKYSMEHGSISAYNLTNDVLNANFHFVLRANNPNKRISLYYDRIDVSVLYEDQILSVGGFAPFYQPRRNVTHLGLHLAAKNEKVYGAVARDLKVDRASGDVDLDVKIRAKIRWKIGVFKIHRKLKVLCESLRVPFTSSKGFQRVQCDVDVD